Proteins encoded within one genomic window of Sphaerotilus montanus:
- a CDS encoding two-component system sensor histidine kinase NtrB, whose translation MLESLAPTYRALFERYLCASDDLQREAVLLAASDLAKSLLPHVVSLDDMLGLHQRTQALLAEDWSAAPAGSLQAQAYRRLASGDVTPLMLAVMLPRQLEETRKASKRWQEEHGKVLVMFEQTDDFVLVFDAQGQLDYLNPAFKHATGWRLHQARPRQAELWPTELPAQHTGHWTNDQIRTDGTSFPATWSISPIRDQDGQLLSHVCIGRDITPLRRLEERVRQNDKLRAVTTLAAGVAHDFNNLLGSIIGLAELCALQAEAGSAQARNLGGILQASNRAAGLVKELLHFARETPLQPHPVALGAWLHHCEPLLAVSLPRHVPLRIELRQDAVVLIDAARIEQVLLNLVKNAGYAMRERSGEVQLVVDRVRLENHPEVVRIQVIDQGEGILPEDLPHIFDPFFTTKPAGDGSGLGLSAAHGIIRHHGGHLEVSSTPGVETVFALLLPMGS comes from the coding sequence ATGCTGGAATCGCTGGCACCGACCTACCGGGCGCTGTTCGAGCGCTACCTCTGTGCGAGCGACGACCTGCAGCGCGAGGCGGTGCTGCTGGCTGCCAGTGACCTGGCCAAGTCGCTGCTGCCACATGTCGTCTCGCTCGACGACATGCTCGGCTTGCACCAGCGCACCCAGGCCCTGCTGGCGGAGGACTGGAGCGCTGCGCCGGCAGGCAGCCTGCAAGCGCAGGCCTACCGGCGACTGGCGTCGGGCGACGTGACGCCGCTGATGCTGGCTGTGATGCTGCCTCGGCAACTGGAAGAGACACGCAAGGCCAGCAAACGCTGGCAGGAAGAGCACGGCAAGGTGCTGGTCATGTTCGAGCAGACCGACGACTTCGTGCTGGTGTTCGACGCGCAAGGTCAGCTCGACTACCTGAACCCCGCCTTCAAGCACGCCACCGGCTGGCGGCTGCACCAGGCACGTCCCCGGCAGGCCGAGCTGTGGCCGACCGAGTTGCCTGCACAGCACACCGGCCACTGGACCAACGACCAGATCCGCACCGATGGCACCAGTTTCCCCGCCACCTGGTCGATCTCTCCGATCCGCGACCAGGATGGCCAGTTGCTCAGCCATGTGTGCATCGGGCGCGACATCACCCCGCTGCGGCGACTCGAAGAGCGCGTGCGGCAGAACGACAAGCTGCGCGCCGTCACGACCCTGGCTGCTGGTGTCGCGCACGACTTCAACAACCTGCTGGGCTCGATCATCGGGCTGGCCGAGCTGTGCGCCCTGCAGGCCGAGGCCGGTTCGGCCCAGGCCCGCAACCTGGGCGGCATCCTCCAAGCCAGCAACCGCGCGGCCGGTCTGGTGAAGGAGCTGCTGCACTTCGCGCGCGAAACGCCCCTGCAGCCACACCCAGTCGCGCTCGGGGCATGGCTGCACCACTGCGAGCCACTGCTGGCGGTGAGCTTGCCGCGCCACGTGCCGCTGCGGATCGAGCTGCGGCAGGACGCGGTGGTACTGATCGACGCCGCGCGCATCGAGCAGGTGCTCCTCAACTTGGTCAAGAATGCCGGCTACGCCATGCGCGAACGCAGCGGCGAGGTGCAGCTGGTGGTGGACCGGGTCCGCCTGGAGAACCACCCCGAGGTGGTCCGCATCCAGGTCATCGACCAGGGTGAAGGCATCTTGCCCGAGGACCTGCCACACATCTTCGACCCGTTCTTCACCACCAAGCCTGCAGGTGATGGTTCGGGGCTGGGCCTGTCTGCGGCCCACGGCATCATCCGCCACCACGGCGGACACCTTGAAGTCTCCAGCACCCCCGGGGTTGAAACGGTCTTCGCACTGCTGTTGCCAATGGGCAGTTGA